The Dioscorea cayenensis subsp. rotundata cultivar TDr96_F1 chromosome 11, TDr96_F1_v2_PseudoChromosome.rev07_lg8_w22 25.fasta, whole genome shotgun sequence genomic interval TGTTTATCCACTCTGAGCACTCGGAattgttcatatttgtaaataataaaataattaaataatttttttttaaaaaaaaaaagcactctTTTATTACAGGATGATTAGTTTTCCATTCCCCTCCAAAATCCCATCTTTAGAGAAACTATGGCCGTGGAGGAGGAGGGGCTGCGCCCGTGGTGGAGGACGTGGCGTCGGAGATCCTCCTCTTATGGGCGCTCAACGACCCCACTGCCCGCCGGCACAACTTCTTCGTCCGCCACGCTGCCCTTGGTCTTCCCATTGCTTTCGTGTGGCCGCCATGTCTCCATTGATCCAGTCCCCTTCCTCTATGGTACGcatctcttttgtt includes:
- the LOC120271811 gene encoding uncharacterized protein LOC120271811, encoding MAVEEEGLRPWWRTWRRRSSSYGRSTTPLPAGTTSSSATLPLVFPLLSCGRHVSIDPVPFLYGVTGAVMWDSGVVVGKFLEHAVDVGELSLNGKKVVKLGSKCGLVSCVGWGCDSHSSS